The Streptomyces sp. NBC_01317 genomic interval CAGGACCCGGTCCGCCGCGACTTCGTCGACCAGGAGGGCTTTGAGAAGCTCCTCTCGGCCAAGGGCATCGCGAACGACGACACCGTCATCCTGTACGGCGGCAACAACAACTGGTTCGCGTCCTACGCGTACTGGTACTTCAAGCTGTACGGGCACGACTCCGTCAAGCTCCTCGACGGCGGCCGCAAGAAGTGGGAGCTGGACTCCCGCGACCTGGTCGAGGCCGTGCCGCAGCGCGCCGAGACCTCGTACAAGGCCAAGGCCCAGAACACCGCCATCCGCGCCTTCCGTGACGACGCCGTCGCGGCGATCGGCACGCAGAACCTGGTCGACGTGCGCTCGCCCGACGAGTTCAGCGGCAAGCTGCTCGCCCCCGCGCACCTCCCCCAGGAGCAGTCGCAGCGCCCGGGCCACATCCCGACCGCGCGCAACATCCCGTGGTCGAAGAACGCCAACGACGACGGCACGTTCCGCTCGGACGACGAGCTCAAGGAGCTGTACGCCGACGAGCAGATCGACCTCGCCAAGGACACCGTCGCGTACTGCCGTATCGGCGAGCGCTCGGCCCTGACGTGGTTCGTGCTGCACGAGCTGCTCGGTGTCGAGAACGTCAAGAACTACGACGGCTCGTGGACCGAGTACGGCTCCCTCGTCGGTGTGCCGATCGAGCTCGGCGCCAACAAGTAATCCGTCCCGACCTGTAAGGACTGAACGTATGTGTGGAGCACAGGCCGGCGGCCCCGACGCCTCGACGATCAAGCCCGGTGAGACCACCATCCAGGGTTCCGTGACCAAGGACGGCCAGCCCGTCACCGGTTACGTACGGCTGCTGGACTCGACCGGCGAGTTCACCGCCGAGGTCCCGACCTCGGCGACCGGACAGTTCCGCTTCTACGCGGCCGAGGGAACGTGGACCGTACGGGCCCTCGTCCCCGGCGGCACGGCGGACCGCACGGTCGTCGCGCAGACGGGTGGCCTCTCGGAGGTCGCGATCGCGGTCTGAGCGACGCGCAACGGATCGACCGGCCGGAGGGCCGCACCCCAGGGGGTTGGACGCCACTGGAAGGGGTGCGGCCCTCCGCGCCGTCCGGCGCCCGGCACCCTCCGGACCGGCCCGCCCGGCGCCCTCCGGTCGTACGCTGAAAGCATGTACACGCGACGCCGTCGCGGCTATTTCGTGCTCATGGGCGGATGCCTGATCCTCTTCGTCTCCGCCTGGTCCTTCGTGCGGATCTGGTCGATCCCGGCGGCCATCGGAATGTGTGTGGTGGCCATGGTCATCCCGCCCGTCGCGGCGATCGTCGGCAACAGCCGGAGCCGTGACGACCGCTGGTGGGACGAGCCACCGAGGAACGACGAGCCGAACAAGCCCGACGGGCACGACGACTCGTGGACGGACCTGGGGACGAAGGCGAAGAGGCGCCGCTGACGGGCGTTGTTGTCCGTAGCCGTCAGTAGCCGTCAGTGGCCGTCAGTAGACGAGCGCCTGCACCCCGTCCACCATGATCTCGCTGACGAAGACCTGCGCACCGGCGATCCGTACCCCCTCCAGGACGTCGTCCTGCGTGATGTCACGCCGGGCCGCGCACTGCGTGCACAGCGTGATCTCCCCGGCGGACTGGATCGACTCGATCAGGTCCGGCAGCGGCGCGGCGTGCGGCAGTTCGAACTCCGCAGCCCGGCCGGGCAGGGCGAACCAGGCGGCCTCGCCCGTCAGCCACAGCGAGACCCGCACCCCGCTGGCCACGGCGACCGCCGCCACGGTGAAGGCCTGGGAACAGCGCTCGGGCGCGTCCGCCCCTGCTGTCACTTTGATCACAAGGGTTTTCTGCGCGGTCTGTGCGGTCTGTGGCGTTCTCACCGGTTCCATGAGCCGAACTGTAATCTTCCGGCGCACAACCAGGGCGTCCCTTCGCAGGTCAGCTCTGTGCGCGGGTCGATGGAACCCGCGACCGAGGTTGTGTGGGGGGACTTTCTTTTGGAACCGAAGCCACCGCGTCGCCGTGGCCGTACGACTCTGATCGTCGGCGTGGCCGCGCTGCTCGGTGTGGTCGCGGGTACGGCGACCGGATACACGATCCAGGCGGACCGGGCGCCGACCGCGCTCCCGCCGCTCTCCCAGGAGGGCCTGGCTTATCCCGCCAAGGCGCTGCCCGCGGGGACGAAGGTGAAGGCGCTGTCCGAGGCGGAGGACAGCCAGGTGAGGCGGGAGAGGGACCTGCGCGAGCTGCTGATCAGCAAGCCGGCGGGGTCGCGCGAAGCCGAGGACTCTCTGATCAGCGACGGCTGGATGCAGCTCAGCGCGTACGCGCTCGAATTCGAGAGCGAGGACTACATGTTCGAGCTGCTGCTGCGGCAGGGCTTCCGCCGGGTCGCCGGGGTGGCGTGGAGACAGGGCGAGTACCGCGAGGGCAGTGTCTCCCTCGTCCAGTTCCGTCCCGGGCCCGAGAACGGTGCTCTGGAGCACGCGAGCGGACAGTTCGTCACCACCGAGTCGAAGCGGGCGGCGGGCAACGCGGGCGATCCGATCAAGGGCAGCGGCAACGGCCGGTACTTCGTCTTCAAGCCGCAGGAGAAGCCCGGTTTCATGACGCTGTACCAGGCCCGCGCGCTCGCCCACCGGGGCGACATCATGCTCGACATCAACCTTTTCGACACGAAGCCGATCAGCAAGAAGGAAATCCGCACGCTGGCCGAGCGGCAGCTGGAGCGCCTGTGAACGACGAAGTGAAGCCCGATTCCGTTCCCGTTCCCGTTCCCGAGCCCGATTCTGTCCCCAAGCCCGACGGCCCCGCGCCCCGCCGCCGCGTGCGGCGCCTTGTCACGGTCGCCCTGCCCGCCGTCCTCGTCTTCGGCGCGGTCGCGGGCGGGATCACGTACACCAGCAGGACCGTGGACACGGCGGACAGGACCGCGCCCACCACCCTCTGGTCCCACGAGGACAGCGACGACGAGTCGGAGAACAAGGACCCGGCCGTCAGAGCGGGCGAGGGCCGTACGGACACCGCCCTCGGCCGCAAGCTGCTGCCGGTCCCGATCGGTTACGCGCTCGGGCCCGACGTCGGGGAGTTCGGCAACGACGGTGAGTTCAGCGCCAAACAGGCGACGGCCCTCATGAAGACCATCGGAGAGGGCCTGTCCGGCGCCGTGCGCCGCGATTTCGAGAAGGAGATCGACAAGCTGGGCGTCAAGGGGATCGGCACCCGGTCGTACGCCGCTGACGGGTCCGACGCCACCGCCGAGATCTATCTCGTACGGATGTCGAACCGCGGGTTCGTCCACGACTGGTACACGGCCCAGACCTACCGCCCCGATGCCCGCAAGGGGCCCGCCGTCAAGGGGCACAAGAAGGCCAGGTGCTTCCTCGCGCCCAAGAGCGGCGAGATCGACCTCGAAGGGATGGAGTGCGTGGCGTACGACGACGACCTGATGGTCAGCGTCGTGGCCCACGGCTCCGAGCCGTTCGACGCGGCAGCCATCGCCGATCTCGTGCGGAAGCAGCTCGACCACATCGCATCCCCGGGGACGTACGTATGACCGAGCAGATCACGGACAGCCCGGCGGAGACCGCAGCCGTACCGTCGACGGCGACGGAGACCGCAGCCGTACCGTCGACGGCGACGAAGACCACTGCCGTACCGCCTACGGAGGAGGCCGCTCCGGCCGAGC includes:
- a CDS encoding sulfurtransferase, with translation MSRSDVLVDADWVEAHIDDPKVVIVEVDEDTSAYDKNHIKNAVKIDWKSDLQDPVRRDFVDQEGFEKLLSAKGIANDDTVILYGGNNNWFASYAYWYFKLYGHDSVKLLDGGRKKWELDSRDLVEAVPQRAETSYKAKAQNTAIRAFRDDAVAAIGTQNLVDVRSPDEFSGKLLAPAHLPQEQSQRPGHIPTARNIPWSKNANDDGTFRSDDELKELYADEQIDLAKDTVAYCRIGERSALTWFVLHELLGVENVKNYDGSWTEYGSLVGVPIELGANK
- a CDS encoding DUF1416 domain-containing protein; translation: MCGAQAGGPDASTIKPGETTIQGSVTKDGQPVTGYVRLLDSTGEFTAEVPTSATGQFRFYAAEGTWTVRALVPGGTADRTVVAQTGGLSEVAIAV
- a CDS encoding DUF3099 domain-containing protein, encoding MYTRRRRGYFVLMGGCLILFVSAWSFVRIWSIPAAIGMCVVAMVIPPVAAIVGNSRSRDDRWWDEPPRNDEPNKPDGHDDSWTDLGTKAKRRR
- a CDS encoding DsrE family protein, which codes for MEPVRTPQTAQTAQKTLVIKVTAGADAPERCSQAFTVAAVAVASGVRVSLWLTGEAAWFALPGRAAEFELPHAAPLPDLIESIQSAGEITLCTQCAARRDITQDDVLEGVRIAGAQVFVSEIMVDGVQALVY